A section of the Pseudomonas flavescens genome encodes:
- a CDS encoding RNA pyrophosphohydrolase, with protein MIDPDGFRPNVGIILTNDVGQVLWARRINQDAWQFPQGGINDRESPEEALYRELNEEVGLEQQDVKILACTRGWLRYRLPQRLVRTHSQPLCIGQKQKWFLLRLTADEQRVRMDLTGKPEFDGWRWVSYWYPLGQVVTFKREVYRRALKELAPRLLARD; from the coding sequence GTGATCGATCCTGATGGTTTTCGCCCCAACGTCGGCATCATTCTCACCAATGATGTTGGCCAGGTGCTCTGGGCGCGTCGAATTAACCAGGATGCCTGGCAGTTCCCGCAAGGCGGCATCAATGACCGCGAGTCGCCGGAAGAGGCGTTGTACCGCGAATTGAACGAAGAAGTCGGTCTCGAACAGCAGGATGTGAAAATTCTCGCCTGTACCCGGGGCTGGTTGAGGTATCGTCTGCCGCAGCGCCTGGTGCGCACCCACAGCCAGCCGCTGTGTATTGGCCAGAAGCAGAAGTGGTTCCTGTTGCGCCTGACCGCCGATGAGCAGCGGGTGCGTATGGATCTGACCGGCAAGCCTGAGTTCGATGGCTGGCGCTGGGTCAGTTACTGGTATCCGTTGGGGCAGGTGGTTACATTCAAGCGCGAAGTTTACCGTCGCGCGCTCAAGGAACTCGCACCGCGCCTGCTGGCACGGGACTAG
- the ptsP gene encoding phosphoenolpyruvate--protein phosphotransferase, with translation MLNTLRKIVQEVNAAKDLKAALGIIVQRVKETMGTQVCSVYLLDPESNRFVLMATDGLNKRSIGKVSMAPNEGLVGLVGTREEPLNLENASEHPRYRYFAETGEERYASFLGSPIIHHRRVMGVLVVQQKERRQFDEGEEAFLVTMSAQLAGVIAHAEATGSIRGLGKQGKGIQEAKFIGVPGSPGAAVGTAVVVLPPADLEVVPDRAVTDIDAELKLFNDALEGVRGDMRSLSERMATQLRPEERALFDVYLMMLEDAALGNEVVKIIKTGQWAQGALRHVVSEHINRFELMDDAYLRERASDVRDLGRRLLAYLQQARQQTLVYPDNCILVAEELSPAMLGEVPEGKLVGLVSVQGSGNSHVAIFARAMGIPTVMGAVELPYSKIDGIQLIVDGYHGEVFTNPSEILRKQYADVVEEDRQLTKGLDALRALPCETLDGHHMPLWVNTGLLADVVRAQERGAEGVGLYRTEVPFMIKDRFPSEKEQLAIYREQLAAFHPLPVTMRTLDVGGDKALSYFPIKEDNPFLGWRGIRVTLDHPEIFLVQVRAMLKASEGLDNLRILLPMISGIQELEESLHLIHRAWGEVRDEGTDVPLPPIGVMIEIPAAVYQTRDLARQVDFLSVGSNDLTQYLLAVDRNNPRVADLYDFLHPAVLQALTKVVEDAHAEGKPVSICGEMAGDPTAAVLLMAMGFDSLSMNATNLPKVKWLLRQISMAKAKDLLGQVMRIDNPQVIHSTLQLALRNLGLGRMINPASDIQA, from the coding sequence ATGCTCAACACGCTGCGCAAGATCGTCCAGGAAGTCAACGCCGCCAAGGATCTCAAAGCGGCGCTGGGCATCATCGTGCAGCGCGTCAAGGAAACCATGGGCACCCAGGTGTGCTCGGTTTACCTGCTCGACCCGGAGAGCAACCGTTTCGTGCTGATGGCCACCGATGGCCTCAACAAACGCTCGATCGGCAAGGTCAGCATGGCGCCCAACGAAGGCCTGGTCGGCCTGGTCGGTACCCGTGAAGAGCCGCTGAACCTCGAAAACGCGTCCGAACACCCTCGCTACCGCTACTTCGCCGAGACCGGTGAAGAGCGCTATGCCTCTTTCCTCGGCTCACCGATCATCCACCACCGTCGCGTGATGGGCGTGCTGGTCGTGCAGCAGAAGGAGCGCCGCCAGTTCGACGAGGGTGAAGAAGCCTTCCTGGTGACCATGAGCGCGCAGCTCGCCGGGGTCATCGCCCACGCCGAGGCGACCGGCTCGATCCGCGGCCTTGGCAAGCAGGGCAAGGGCATTCAGGAAGCCAAGTTCATCGGCGTACCGGGCTCGCCCGGGGCTGCCGTGGGTACCGCCGTGGTGGTCCTGCCGCCGGCCGATCTGGAAGTGGTACCCGACAGGGCCGTCACCGATATCGATGCCGAGCTGAAACTCTTCAACGATGCGCTGGAGGGCGTACGCGGCGACATGCGCAGCCTCTCGGAGCGCATGGCCACCCAGTTGCGCCCGGAAGAGCGTGCGCTGTTCGACGTCTACCTGATGATGCTCGAGGACGCCGCGCTCGGTAACGAAGTGGTCAAGATCATCAAGACCGGCCAGTGGGCCCAGGGCGCCCTGCGTCATGTGGTCAGCGAGCACATCAACCGCTTCGAATTGATGGACGACGCCTATCTGCGCGAGCGTGCATCGGACGTGCGAGACCTTGGCCGCCGTCTGCTCGCCTATCTGCAACAGGCGCGGCAGCAGACCCTGGTCTACCCGGACAACTGCATCCTGGTTGCCGAGGAGCTGTCGCCCGCGATGCTCGGCGAAGTGCCGGAAGGCAAGCTGGTCGGCCTGGTGTCGGTACAGGGGTCGGGCAACTCCCATGTGGCGATCTTCGCCCGCGCCATGGGCATTCCCACGGTCATGGGCGCGGTCGAGCTGCCGTACTCGAAGATCGACGGCATTCAGTTGATCGTCGATGGTTACCACGGCGAGGTGTTCACCAACCCCAGCGAGATCCTGCGCAAGCAGTATGCCGATGTGGTCGAGGAGGATCGCCAGCTCACCAAGGGCCTCGACGCCCTGCGTGCGCTGCCCTGCGAGACCCTGGACGGTCATCACATGCCGCTGTGGGTCAACACCGGCCTGCTCGCCGATGTGGTGCGGGCTCAGGAGCGTGGCGCCGAAGGCGTTGGCCTGTACCGCACCGAAGTGCCGTTCATGATCAAGGATCGCTTCCCCAGCGAGAAGGAACAGCTGGCGATCTACCGTGAGCAACTGGCCGCCTTCCATCCGCTGCCCGTGACCATGCGCACCCTGGATGTCGGCGGCGACAAGGCGCTGAGCTATTTCCCTATCAAGGAAGACAACCCCTTCCTCGGCTGGCGCGGTATCCGCGTGACCCTCGACCACCCGGAAATCTTCCTGGTGCAGGTGCGCGCCATGCTCAAGGCCAGTGAAGGCCTGGACAACCTGCGCATCCTGCTGCCGATGATTTCCGGCATCCAGGAGCTGGAAGAATCGCTGCATTTGATTCACCGCGCCTGGGGCGAGGTACGTGACGAAGGCACCGATGTGCCGCTGCCACCGATCGGCGTGATGATCGAGATTCCCGCTGCCGTCTACCAGACCCGCGACCTGGCCCGCCAGGTGGACTTCCTGTCGGTCGGCTCCAACGACCTCACTCAGTACCTGCTGGCCGTGGACCGCAACAACCCGCGCGTCGCTGACCTCTACGATTTCCTTCATCCGGCGGTTCTGCAGGCGCTGACCAAGGTGGTCGAAGACGCCCATGCCGAAGGCAAGCCGGTGAGCATCTGCGGTGAAATGGCCGGTGACCCGACCGCTGCCGTATTGCTGATGGCCATGGGCTTCGACAGCCTGTCGATGAACGCCACCAACCTGCCCAAGGTGAAATGGCTGTTGCGCCAGATCAGCATGGCCAAGGCCAAGGATCTGCTCGGCCAGGTGATGCGCATCGACAATCCGCAGGTCATCCACAGCACTCTGCAGCTGGCCCTGCGCAACCTCGGCCTGGGCCGGATGATCAACCCGGCGTCGGATATCCAGGCTTAA
- a CDS encoding NRDE family protein, which translates to MCLIVLAWRPGHRLPLLVAANRDEFYARPTAALAEWPQMPGLIAGRDLQAGGTWLGIGPGGRFAALTNIRDPRAPQGSRSRGELPLRFLQGDLEPEAFLDRLHSGAADYSGFNLLVGDRQQLCHYNSQSGRIEVLQPGIHGISNADLDTPWPKLQRAKAALTSALERADEETLFALLANTAKPADAALPDTGVGLDTERLLASIFIASANYGTRASTLLFSHADGTRQLIERSFGAGGVAIGEVRVETGNQ; encoded by the coding sequence ATGTGCCTGATCGTTCTCGCCTGGCGCCCCGGTCATCGCCTGCCCCTGCTGGTCGCCGCCAATCGCGATGAGTTCTACGCCCGCCCTACCGCTGCACTGGCCGAGTGGCCGCAGATGCCGGGGCTGATAGCCGGGCGTGATCTGCAAGCCGGCGGTACCTGGCTGGGTATCGGCCCTGGCGGGCGCTTCGCGGCCCTCACCAACATTCGTGACCCGCGCGCGCCTCAGGGCTCACGCTCGCGAGGCGAGCTGCCGCTGCGTTTTCTGCAGGGAGACCTGGAGCCAGAAGCCTTTCTAGACAGACTGCACAGCGGGGCGGCTGACTACAGCGGCTTCAACCTGCTGGTCGGCGACCGTCAGCAGCTCTGCCACTACAACTCCCAGAGCGGGCGGATCGAGGTGCTGCAGCCAGGCATTCACGGCATTTCCAATGCCGACCTGGATACACCATGGCCAAAGCTGCAACGCGCCAAGGCTGCACTTACCAGTGCCCTCGAGAGAGCCGATGAGGAAACGCTGTTCGCTCTTTTGGCCAATACCGCGAAGCCTGCAGACGCGGCACTGCCGGACACCGGCGTGGGCCTCGATACGGAACGGCTGCTCGCCAGCATATTCATCGCCAGCGCCAACTATGGCACCCGTGCCAGCACCCTGCTGTTCAGCCATGCAGACGGAACACGGCAACTGATCGAACGCAGTTTCGGGGCTGGAGGGGTAGCGATCGGTGAAGTGAGGGTCGAGACAGGAAACCAATAG
- a CDS encoding sulfite exporter TauE/SafE family protein: MIFLLYILLGAAAGLLAGLFGVGGGMVIVPVLIFTFTAQGFDASVLTHMAVGTSLATILFTSINAVREHHSRGAVRWGLFVWLTVGIVLGSALGALTADSIDGQVLQKIIGVFALCVALQLALDLKPKASRDVPGKTGLGVAGGVIGWASAIIGIGGGSLTVPFLTWRGVSVQQAVATSSACGWPIAAAGALSYLWLGWGDARLPHWSLGYVYLPALLGIALTSVFFARTGARLAHRLSPRVLKRLFALLLFIVGLNFLL; this comes from the coding sequence ATGATCTTCTTACTGTACATACTGCTCGGCGCCGCGGCAGGCCTGCTTGCCGGGCTGTTCGGTGTCGGTGGCGGCATGGTCATCGTGCCCGTGCTGATCTTCACCTTCACCGCCCAGGGCTTCGACGCATCCGTGCTGACCCATATGGCAGTAGGCACCTCGCTGGCCACCATCCTGTTCACCTCGATCAATGCCGTGCGTGAGCACCACAGCCGTGGTGCGGTGCGCTGGGGACTGTTCGTCTGGTTGACCGTCGGTATCGTCTTGGGCTCTGCGCTCGGCGCGTTGACCGCCGACTCCATCGACGGTCAGGTCTTGCAGAAGATCATCGGCGTGTTCGCCCTGTGCGTGGCTCTGCAACTGGCGCTGGATCTCAAACCCAAGGCCAGCCGTGACGTGCCGGGCAAGACCGGGCTTGGCGTTGCCGGTGGCGTGATTGGCTGGGCTTCGGCGATCATCGGCATCGGTGGTGGTTCGCTGACCGTGCCGTTCCTGACCTGGCGCGGCGTCTCCGTGCAGCAGGCGGTGGCGACGTCTTCGGCATGCGGCTGGCCCATCGCGGCTGCCGGTGCCCTGAGTTATCTGTGGCTGGGGTGGGGCGATGCGCGTCTGCCTCACTGGAGCCTGGGCTACGTTTACCTGCCGGCGCTGCTGGGCATCGCCCTGACCAGTGTGTTCTTCGCGAGGACCGGCGCGCGCCTGGCCCATCGCTTGTCGCCGCGGGTGCTCAAGCGCCTGTTCGCTTTGCTGCTGTTCATCGTCGGCCTGAATTTTCTGTTGTGA
- the lgt gene encoding prolipoprotein diacylglyceryl transferase: protein MLPYPNIDPVALDLGFLQIHWYGLMYLVGIGGAWFLASRRLNAFDPTWSKEKLSDLVFWVAMGVILGGRLGYVLFYDLSAYIANPLLILEVWKGGMSFHGGLIGVMLATLWFARRNGKSFFELMDFIAPLVPIGLGAGRIGNFINGELWGKVTDVPWAMVFPTGGPEPRHPSQLYQFALEGVALFVILWFYSRKPRPTMAVSGLFAVCYGIFRFIVELVRVPDAQLGYLAWGWLTMGQVLCIPMILAGLGVMAYAYKRQAAQEVAR from the coding sequence ATGCTGCCCTACCCGAATATTGATCCGGTCGCTCTCGACCTGGGTTTCCTGCAGATTCACTGGTACGGCCTGATGTACCTGGTCGGCATCGGCGGTGCCTGGTTCCTCGCCTCGCGGCGCCTGAACGCTTTCGACCCGACCTGGAGCAAGGAGAAACTTTCCGACCTGGTGTTCTGGGTGGCAATGGGCGTGATCCTCGGTGGTCGCCTTGGCTACGTGCTGTTCTACGATCTGTCGGCCTATATCGCCAACCCGCTGCTGATCCTCGAAGTGTGGAAGGGCGGTATGTCGTTCCACGGCGGCCTGATCGGCGTGATGCTGGCCACCCTGTGGTTCGCCAGGCGCAACGGCAAGAGCTTCTTCGAGCTGATGGACTTCATCGCGCCGCTGGTGCCGATCGGCCTGGGTGCCGGGCGTATCGGTAACTTCATCAACGGCGAGCTGTGGGGCAAGGTCACCGACGTGCCCTGGGCCATGGTCTTCCCCACTGGCGGGCCCGAGCCGCGTCATCCGTCGCAGCTGTACCAGTTCGCGCTGGAAGGCGTGGCGCTGTTCGTGATCCTCTGGTTCTACTCGCGCAAACCACGGCCGACCATGGCGGTCTCCGGCTTGTTCGCGGTGTGCTACGGCATCTTCCGTTTCATCGTCGAACTCGTCCGTGTGCCGGACGCTCAGCTCGGTTATCTGGCATGGGGCTGGCTGACCATGGGCCAGGTGCTGTGCATTCCGATGATCCTCGCCGGCCTGGGCGTGATGGCCTATGCCTACAAACGACAGGCTGCCCAGGAGGTCGCACGATGA
- a CDS encoding thymidylate synthase: MKQYLDLMRHVRENGTFKEDRTGTGTYSVFAHQMRFDLADGFPLVTTKKCHLKSIIHELLWFLQGDTNIKYLKDNGVRIWDEWADENGDLGPVYGYQWRNWPAPNGESVDQISKLIEMIRKNPDSRRLIVSAWNPALVEQMALPPCHALFQFYVADGKLSCQLYQRSADIFLGVPFNIASYALLTLMVAQVCGLQPGEFIWTGGDCHLYANHLEQTDLQLTREPLPLPTMKLNPEVKDLFAFRFEDFELVGYEAHPHIKAPVAV; this comes from the coding sequence ATGAAACAGTACCTCGACCTGATGCGCCATGTGCGCGAGAACGGCACCTTCAAGGAAGACCGCACGGGCACCGGCACCTACAGCGTGTTCGCCCACCAGATGCGTTTCGACCTGGCCGATGGCTTTCCTCTGGTGACCACCAAGAAATGCCACCTCAAGTCGATCATTCACGAGCTGCTGTGGTTCCTGCAGGGCGACACCAATATCAAGTACCTGAAGGACAACGGCGTACGTATCTGGGACGAGTGGGCCGACGAGAACGGCGACCTCGGACCGGTCTACGGCTACCAGTGGCGCAACTGGCCGGCGCCGAACGGCGAGTCGGTCGACCAGATCAGCAAGCTGATCGAGATGATCAGGAAGAACCCGGATTCGCGCCGCCTGATCGTCTCCGCCTGGAACCCTGCGCTGGTCGAGCAGATGGCCCTGCCGCCGTGCCATGCGCTGTTCCAGTTCTACGTCGCCGACGGCAAGCTCAGCTGCCAGCTTTATCAGCGCTCGGCCGACATCTTCCTCGGCGTGCCCTTCAACATCGCCAGCTACGCACTGCTGACGCTGATGGTGGCCCAGGTGTGCGGCCTGCAGCCAGGCGAGTTCATCTGGACGGGTGGCGACTGCCACCTGTACGCCAACCACCTGGAGCAGACCGACCTGCAACTGACCCGCGAGCCGCTGCCGCTGCCGACCATGAAACTCAACCCTGAGGTGAAGGACCTGTTCGCCTTCCGCTTCGAGGATTTCGAACTGGTCGGTTACGAAGCGCACCCGCACATCAAGGCGCCGGTCGCGGTCTGA
- a CDS encoding LysR family transcriptional regulator, with amino-acid sequence MRTNLTPQLLPYLAIFVRVVEAGSFSAAARQQGSTASAVSRQIAHLEQTLGVRLLERTTRRLRLSEAGSEVFERCKDMLDAAQAALDVGERLMSQPRGRVRLSVPKAFGRFLVMPLINDFLQRYSEVDISLNLSDRSPDLISDQFDLLVSITDQPPPTLAGRPLCNVQQLLCASPTYLQRHGMPQHPSELVRHACLYLDETADDHRWHFSNGPEQCVVAVNGRFASNHSEVRLNAVLEHLGITCLPHFTAAASLTSGALVRVLPQWRYTGSYQGTAWILYHPTRHLPPKLRVLIDHLAEGLGKGPAL; translated from the coding sequence ATGCGCACGAATCTCACGCCGCAGTTGCTTCCCTATCTGGCCATCTTCGTACGCGTGGTCGAGGCAGGGAGCTTCTCTGCCGCCGCCCGCCAGCAAGGCAGTACGGCGTCGGCGGTGAGCCGACAGATCGCCCATCTCGAGCAGACCCTCGGCGTACGCCTGCTCGAGCGCACCACCCGCCGCTTGCGCCTGAGCGAGGCCGGCAGCGAAGTGTTCGAACGCTGCAAGGACATGCTCGACGCTGCCCAGGCAGCCCTGGATGTGGGCGAGCGACTGATGAGCCAACCCCGCGGCCGGGTCCGCCTGAGCGTGCCCAAGGCCTTTGGGCGCTTTCTGGTCATGCCGCTGATCAACGACTTCCTGCAGCGCTACTCGGAAGTGGATATCAGCCTCAACCTCAGCGACCGCAGCCCGGACTTGATCAGCGATCAATTCGACCTGCTGGTGAGCATCACCGACCAGCCGCCACCCACCCTGGCCGGTCGGCCGCTGTGCAATGTGCAACAGTTGCTGTGTGCGAGCCCCACCTATCTGCAGCGCCACGGGATGCCCCAGCACCCCAGCGAACTGGTGCGCCACGCCTGCCTGTATCTGGACGAAACGGCGGACGACCACCGCTGGCATTTCAGCAATGGGCCGGAGCAATGCGTGGTGGCGGTGAACGGCCGCTTCGCCAGCAACCATAGCGAAGTACGCCTGAACGCTGTGCTCGAGCATCTGGGCATCACCTGCCTGCCACACTTCACTGCCGCGGCGTCACTGACCAGCGGCGCGCTGGTGCGCGTGCTGCCACAGTGGCGCTACACCGGTTCCTACCAGGGCACCGCGTGGATTCTCTACCACCCGACCCGCCACCTGCCGCCCAAGCTGCGGGTGCTCATCGACCACCTCGCGGAGGGGCTGGGCAAGGGCCCCGCGTTATGA
- a CDS encoding DMT family transporter, with protein sequence MSTLISRSPSRLLQASDLLLLLVALVWGTSYGVAKQALVFYPVLGFLAVRFCLTFLILLPQLRGEGRQAWAPGIPLGGVMLAIFLCETYGVLHTSASNAAFLISLCVVITPFVEWLMFDRRPDSRLLPAVALSLFGTWLLSGGVDLQFNLGDGLMLVAALLRAVLVCLTGKLTAHTQVPALALTAVQTGVIGLGCLLLGAIFLPGGLPALPVEPAFWIGTLYLVLFATLFAFFVQNYALRRSSPTRVSLLMGSEPLFGALFAVLWLSEDLSVQAWVGGLLIVAATLWTSLLRR encoded by the coding sequence ATGTCCACGCTGATCAGTCGTTCCCCTTCCCGCCTGTTGCAGGCCAGCGATCTGCTGCTCCTGCTGGTCGCGCTCGTCTGGGGGACCAGCTACGGCGTGGCCAAACAGGCGCTGGTGTTCTATCCCGTGCTCGGTTTTCTCGCCGTGCGTTTCTGCCTGACCTTTCTGATCCTGCTACCGCAGTTGCGTGGAGAGGGCCGCCAGGCCTGGGCGCCGGGCATTCCGCTCGGCGGTGTGATGCTGGCCATCTTCCTGTGCGAAACCTATGGCGTGCTGCATACCTCGGCCAGCAACGCGGCGTTCCTGATCAGCCTGTGCGTGGTCATCACCCCTTTCGTCGAATGGCTGATGTTCGACCGCAGGCCTGATTCGCGCCTGCTGCCCGCGGTTGCACTGTCGCTGTTCGGCACCTGGCTGCTCAGCGGCGGGGTCGACCTGCAATTCAACCTGGGTGATGGCCTGATGCTGGTGGCGGCTCTGCTGCGCGCCGTTCTGGTCTGCCTGACCGGCAAGCTCACAGCCCACACTCAGGTTCCCGCACTGGCGCTGACGGCGGTGCAGACCGGGGTGATCGGTCTCGGCTGTTTGTTACTGGGGGCGATCTTCCTGCCAGGCGGGTTGCCCGCGCTGCCGGTGGAGCCGGCGTTCTGGATCGGCACCTTGTATCTGGTGCTGTTCGCCACGCTGTTCGCGTTCTTCGTGCAGAACTACGCCCTGCGCCGCAGCAGCCCCACACGAGTGTCCCTGTTGATGGGCAGCGAGCCGCTGTTCGGGGCGCTGTTCGCCGTGCTGTGGCTCAGTGAGGACCTGAGTGTGCAGGCCTGGGTCGGTGGGTTGTTGATCGTGGCCGCGACCTTGTGGACGAGCCTGCTCAGGCGCTGA
- a CDS encoding cupin domain-containing protein, with protein MTTTSLANLFTDSEPPAQGERFETLLSQRNLVIERIVSSSRIESMDYVQEQDEWVLLARGEARMTVAGETIELTAGDHLFLAAGTPHRVERTSEGALWLAIHLHPSNP; from the coding sequence ATGACCACCACCTCACTCGCCAACCTGTTCACCGACAGCGAGCCGCCCGCTCAGGGCGAACGCTTCGAAACCCTGCTGAGCCAGCGCAATCTGGTGATCGAGCGCATCGTCAGCTCGTCACGTATCGAGTCGATGGACTATGTGCAGGAGCAGGATGAATGGGTGCTGCTGGCCCGCGGCGAAGCGCGCATGACGGTTGCCGGAGAAACTATCGAGCTGACTGCCGGCGATCACCTGTTCCTGGCAGCTGGCACGCCCCACCGCGTAGAGCGCACCAGCGAAGGTGCGCTATGGCTGGCGATTCATTTGCACCCCAGCAACCCGTAG
- a CDS encoding GTPase/DUF3482 domain-containing protein translates to MSQALKLAVVGHTNVGKTSLLRTLTRDIGFGEVSHRPSTTRHVEGARLSVDGEALLELYDTPGLEDAIALLDYLDRLDRPGERLDGPARLARFMEGSEARQRFEQEAKVLRQLQASDAGLYVIDAREPVLAKYRDELNVLAMCGRPLLPVLNFVASANHREDDWREALARLGLHALVRFDSVAPPLDGERRLYESLALMHEKSRPQLQRLIDDHEAQRVARHRSAKRLIAELLIDCAACRRSVANQSELEKSAIGELRKEVRQREQRCVEALLRLYAFRREDARADDLPLLDGRWGDDLFNPETIKQLGIRLGGGAAAGAAAGAGVDLLVGGLTLGTAALAGALLGGGAQTLRNYGSRLKGKLQGQRELTVDDAVLRLLALRQQHLLQALDHRGHAAVEAVRLDALQDSQWREGKLPTALRIARARPEWSSLNPGARLDQVERLEQVERLAKEIDAG, encoded by the coding sequence ATGAGCCAGGCACTGAAGCTCGCCGTGGTCGGCCACACCAACGTCGGCAAGACCTCGCTGCTGCGTACCCTGACCCGCGATATCGGTTTCGGCGAAGTGTCGCATCGCCCCAGCACCACCCGCCACGTCGAGGGCGCACGCCTGTCGGTGGACGGCGAAGCACTGCTGGAGCTGTACGACACGCCCGGCCTGGAAGATGCCATCGCCCTGCTCGACTACCTCGACAGGCTGGATCGTCCCGGCGAGCGCCTCGACGGCCCGGCCCGCCTGGCGCGCTTCATGGAAGGCAGTGAGGCGCGCCAGCGTTTCGAACAGGAAGCCAAGGTGCTGCGCCAGCTACAGGCATCCGACGCCGGTCTTTACGTGATCGATGCACGCGAGCCGGTACTGGCCAAGTACCGGGACGAGCTGAACGTGCTGGCCATGTGCGGGCGGCCGCTGCTACCCGTGCTGAATTTCGTGGCCAGTGCCAATCATCGCGAAGACGACTGGCGCGAAGCACTGGCACGCCTGGGACTGCATGCTCTGGTTCGTTTCGACAGCGTGGCACCGCCACTCGATGGCGAGCGGCGGCTCTATGAAAGCCTGGCGCTGATGCACGAGAAGTCGCGCCCGCAGCTGCAACGCCTGATCGACGACCACGAGGCTCAACGAGTGGCCCGCCACCGTAGCGCCAAGCGCCTGATCGCCGAACTGCTGATCGACTGCGCCGCCTGCCGACGCAGCGTGGCCAACCAAAGCGAACTGGAAAAGAGCGCCATCGGCGAACTGCGCAAAGAGGTTCGCCAGCGCGAACAACGCTGCGTGGAAGCCCTGCTGCGTCTGTATGCCTTCCGCCGCGAAGATGCCCGCGCCGACGACCTGCCGTTGCTGGACGGCCGCTGGGGCGATGATCTGTTCAACCCGGAAACCATCAAGCAACTGGGCATTCGCCTGGGCGGCGGCGCTGCCGCGGGTGCCGCGGCCGGTGCCGGCGTGGACCTGCTGGTCGGCGGCCTGACCCTGGGAACCGCTGCCTTGGCCGGCGCATTGCTCGGCGGTGGCGCGCAGACCCTGCGTAATTATGGTTCGCGTCTCAAGGGCAAGCTCCAGGGCCAGCGAGAGCTGACCGTCGACGACGCCGTGCTGCGCCTGCTCGCGCTGCGCCAGCAGCACCTGCTGCAGGCCCTCGATCACCGTGGCCATGCAGCGGTGGAAGCGGTACGCCTCGACGCCCTGCAGGACAGCCAGTGGCGCGAGGGCAAGCTGCCGACCGCGCTGCGCATAGCCCGGGCACGACCGGAGTGGTCGTCCCTGAACCCCGGTGCCCGCCTCGATCAGGTCGAACGCCTGGAACAGGTCGAGCGCCTGGCCAAGGAAATCGACGCGGGCTGA